A stretch of the Pan paniscus chromosome 2, NHGRI_mPanPan1-v2.0_pri, whole genome shotgun sequence genome encodes the following:
- the CCDC51 gene encoding mitochondrial potassium channel isoform X2: MVARGLVREAREDLEVHQAKLKEVRDRLDRVSREDSQYLELATLEHRMLQEEKRLRTAYLRAEDSEREKFSLFSAAVRESHEKERTRAERTKNWSLIGSVLGALIGVAGSTYVNRVRLQELKALLLEAQKGPVSLQEAIREQASSYSRQQRDLHNLMVDLRGLVHAAGPGQDSGSQAGTPPTRDRDVDVLSAALKEQLSHSRQVHSCLEGLREQLDGLEKTCSQMAGVVQLVKSAAHPGLVEPADGAMPSSLLEQGSMILALSDTEQRLEAQVNRNTIYSTLVTCVTFVATLPVLYMLFKAS, translated from the exons ATGGTGGCTCGAGGGCTTGTCCGAGAGGCTCGGGAGGACTTGGAAGTTCACCAGGCCAagctgaaggaggtgagggaccGCTTGGACCGTGTCTCCAGGGAGGACAGTCAGTACTTGGAACTGGCTACTCTCGAGCACAGGATGCTGCAG GAGGAGAAGAGGCTTCGCACAGCCTATCTGCGTGCAGAAGACTCTGAGCGAGAGAAGTTCTCCCTCTTCTCTGCAGCTGTGCGGGAAAGTCATGAGAAGGAGCGCACAAGGGCTGAGAGGACCAAGAACTGGTCCCTCATTGGCTCAGTCCTGGGGGCCCTGATTGGTGTGGCTGGCTCCACCTATGTGAACCGTGTGCGACTACAGGAGCTGAAGGCTTTACTCCTGGAGGCACAGAAGGGGCCTGTGAGTCTCCAAGAGGCCATTCGAGAACAGGCGTCTAGCTACTCCCGCCAGCAGAGGGACCTCCACAATCTCATGGTGGACTTGAGGGGCCTGGTACATGCTGCTGGGCCAGGGCAGGACTCTGGGTCACAGGCAGGTACTCCCCCGACCAGAGACAGAGATGTAGATGTCCTTTCAGCTGCCTTGAAAGAGCAGCTTAGTCATTCCAGGCAAGTCCATTCATGTCTAGAAGGCTTACGAGAGCAGCTTGATGGCCTAGAAAAGACTTGTAGCCAAATGGCTGGGGTGGTTCAGCTTGTAAAGTCTGCAGCACACCCAGGCCTGGTGGAACCAGCAGACGGGGCTATGCCCAGCTCCTTGCTGGAGCAGGGGAGCATGATCTTGGCACTGTCAGACACGGAGCAGAGACTAGAAGCCCAAGTCAACAGGAACACCATCTATAGCACCCTGGTCACCTGTGTGACATTTGTGGCCACACTGCCTGTGCTCTACATGCTATTCAAAGCCAGCTAa
- the CCDC51 gene encoding mitochondrial potassium channel isoform X1 — translation MMGRSPGFAMQHIVGVPHVLVRRGLLGRDLFMTRTLCSPGPSQPGEKRPEEVALGLHHRLPALGRALGHSIQQRATSTAKTWWDRYEEFVGLNEVREAQGKVTEAEKVFMVARGLVREAREDLEVHQAKLKEVRDRLDRVSREDSQYLELATLEHRMLQEEKRLRTAYLRAEDSEREKFSLFSAAVRESHEKERTRAERTKNWSLIGSVLGALIGVAGSTYVNRVRLQELKALLLEAQKGPVSLQEAIREQASSYSRQQRDLHNLMVDLRGLVHAAGPGQDSGSQAGTPPTRDRDVDVLSAALKEQLSHSRQVHSCLEGLREQLDGLEKTCSQMAGVVQLVKSAAHPGLVEPADGAMPSSLLEQGSMILALSDTEQRLEAQVNRNTIYSTLVTCVTFVATLPVLYMLFKAS, via the exons ATGATGGGGCGCAGCCCTGGGTTTGCCATGCAGCACATCGTGGGTGTGCCCCACGTACTGGTTCGGAGGGGCCTCCTTGGAAGGGACCTCTTCATGACCAGGACTCTCTGCAGCCCAGGCCCAAGCCAGCCCGGAGAGAAAAGACCTGAGGAGGTGGCCCTCGGGCTGCACCACCGCCTCCCAGCACTGGGAAGAGCCCTGGGGCACAGCATTCAGCAACGAGCGACCTCCACAGCCAAGACTTGGTGGGACAGATATGAAGAGTTTGTTGGACTCAATGAGGTTCGAGAGGCCCAGGGAAAGGTGACAGAG GCTGAGAAAGTGTTCATGGTGGCTCGAGGGCTTGTCCGAGAGGCTCGGGAGGACTTGGAAGTTCACCAGGCCAagctgaaggaggtgagggaccGCTTGGACCGTGTCTCCAGGGAGGACAGTCAGTACTTGGAACTGGCTACTCTCGAGCACAGGATGCTGCAG GAGGAGAAGAGGCTTCGCACAGCCTATCTGCGTGCAGAAGACTCTGAGCGAGAGAAGTTCTCCCTCTTCTCTGCAGCTGTGCGGGAAAGTCATGAGAAGGAGCGCACAAGGGCTGAGAGGACCAAGAACTGGTCCCTCATTGGCTCAGTCCTGGGGGCCCTGATTGGTGTGGCTGGCTCCACCTATGTGAACCGTGTGCGACTACAGGAGCTGAAGGCTTTACTCCTGGAGGCACAGAAGGGGCCTGTGAGTCTCCAAGAGGCCATTCGAGAACAGGCGTCTAGCTACTCCCGCCAGCAGAGGGACCTCCACAATCTCATGGTGGACTTGAGGGGCCTGGTACATGCTGCTGGGCCAGGGCAGGACTCTGGGTCACAGGCAGGTACTCCCCCGACCAGAGACAGAGATGTAGATGTCCTTTCAGCTGCCTTGAAAGAGCAGCTTAGTCATTCCAGGCAAGTCCATTCATGTCTAGAAGGCTTACGAGAGCAGCTTGATGGCCTAGAAAAGACTTGTAGCCAAATGGCTGGGGTGGTTCAGCTTGTAAAGTCTGCAGCACACCCAGGCCTGGTGGAACCAGCAGACGGGGCTATGCCCAGCTCCTTGCTGGAGCAGGGGAGCATGATCTTGGCACTGTCAGACACGGAGCAGAGACTAGAAGCCCAAGTCAACAGGAACACCATCTATAGCACCCTGGTCACCTGTGTGACATTTGTGGCCACACTGCCTGTGCTCTACATGCTATTCAAAGCCAGCTAa